A DNA window from Akkermansiaceae bacterium contains the following coding sequences:
- a CDS encoding ABC transporter ATP-binding protein, which yields MSALVVNNLYRYFGQLQAVNGVTFSVPHGSVCGFVGANGAGKTTTMRILATLDYPTLGSAEVCGINVLNHPAEVRRLIGWMPDHFGNYDHMTVMEYLDFYARALGYKGKERRQRVQEVMEFTDLVPLAERFSNKLSKGNTQRLGLGRALLHDPQVLIMDEPAAGLDPKARVELKHLIRVLAKEGKTIFISSHILSELGEMCDSLLFINNGRIVHHGDAESLKRGSDSLGGVLYDVQIDGNPQAVSDWCVLQPQVEFLESRKHGGRIRIETDDPAKAADVLARMVKDGLRVTEFHREQRNLEDAFIDILGRLEAGKSAVEPPPMPTLPPFTPAAN from the coding sequence ATGTCCGCACTCGTCGTCAACAACCTCTACCGCTACTTCGGCCAGCTCCAGGCGGTGAATGGCGTCACCTTCTCCGTTCCTCATGGATCCGTGTGCGGCTTCGTGGGGGCGAACGGCGCGGGAAAGACCACCACCATGCGCATCCTGGCCACCCTGGACTACCCCACGCTGGGCAGTGCGGAGGTCTGTGGCATCAACGTGCTGAACCACCCCGCGGAGGTGCGGCGGCTCATCGGCTGGATGCCGGACCATTTCGGAAACTACGACCACATGACGGTGATGGAGTACCTGGACTTCTATGCCCGCGCACTCGGCTACAAGGGCAAGGAACGCCGCCAGAGGGTGCAGGAGGTCATGGAGTTCACCGATCTCGTGCCCCTCGCGGAGCGGTTTTCCAACAAGCTGTCGAAGGGCAACACCCAGCGCCTCGGTCTGGGCCGCGCCCTCCTGCATGATCCGCAGGTGCTCATCATGGACGAGCCTGCCGCCGGACTGGATCCGAAGGCACGGGTCGAACTGAAACACCTCATCCGCGTGCTGGCGAAGGAGGGCAAGACCATCTTCATCTCCTCCCACATCCTCTCCGAACTCGGGGAGATGTGCGATTCCCTGCTCTTCATCAACAACGGCCGCATCGTCCACCACGGGGATGCGGAGAGCCTGAAGCGGGGTTCGGACTCGCTCGGCGGCGTTCTTTACGATGTGCAGATCGACGGAAATCCACAGGCCGTGTCCGACTGGTGCGTGCTCCAGCCGCAGGTGGAGTTCCTGGAATCCCGGAAACATGGCGGCCGCATCCGCATCGAGACGGATGATCCCGCGAAGGCGGCGGATGTCCTGGCCCGCATGGTGAAGGACGGCCTGCGTGTCACCGAGTTCCACCGGGAACAGCGGAATCTGGAGGACGCGTTCATCGACATCCTCGGCCGCCTGGAAGCCGGCAAGTCCGCGGTCGAACCGCCGCCCATGCCCACGCTCCCGCCTTTCACACCAGCGGCCAACTGA
- a CDS encoding AAA family ATPase, translating into MENATETEVAEAAKHLRSLTAGLNQVLFGQEELIDLVLTGVLARGHILLEGLPGLGKTELVKGLSKLLKLDTKRVQFTPDLLPGDITGNPVLQEVDGRREFVFQPGPLFTNIVLADEINRASPKTQSALLEAMQERRVTVLGKTHELPRPFFVLATQNPIELEGTYPLPEAQLDRFLFKLEVTRNNVSTLERIVSHRELGTEPVVEPVMSAETLGSLLELVRRIYLPPVVANYIARLVDGTHPGQSEAAKGIRYGASPRAALALASAAKARALINERTNASFEDVKLIAPAVLRHRIVLDYNARVDGKTTNDLVRALIEEVPVQDTATPKTLKSA; encoded by the coding sequence ATGGAAAACGCCACCGAAACCGAAGTCGCCGAAGCCGCAAAGCACCTCCGCTCCCTGACGGCGGGGCTGAACCAAGTGCTGTTCGGGCAGGAGGAACTGATCGACCTGGTGCTGACGGGCGTGCTGGCGCGGGGACACATCCTGCTGGAGGGCCTGCCCGGCCTGGGCAAGACGGAGCTGGTGAAGGGCCTGTCGAAATTGCTGAAACTGGACACGAAGCGGGTGCAGTTCACGCCGGACCTGCTACCGGGTGACATCACCGGAAACCCGGTACTCCAGGAGGTGGACGGGCGCAGGGAGTTCGTTTTCCAGCCGGGACCGCTTTTCACGAACATCGTGCTGGCGGACGAAATCAACCGCGCCTCGCCAAAGACGCAGTCCGCGCTGCTGGAGGCGATGCAAGAGCGCCGCGTGACGGTGCTGGGCAAGACCCACGAACTGCCAAGGCCGTTCTTCGTGCTGGCCACGCAGAACCCCATCGAGCTGGAGGGCACCTACCCGCTGCCGGAAGCGCAGCTCGACCGGTTCCTTTTCAAGCTGGAGGTCACCCGGAACAACGTCAGCACACTGGAGCGGATCGTTTCGCACCGGGAGCTGGGCACGGAGCCGGTGGTGGAGCCGGTCATGAGCGCGGAGACGCTCGGCAGTCTGCTGGAACTGGTGCGCCGCATCTATCTGCCGCCGGTGGTGGCCAACTACATCGCCCGTCTGGTGGATGGCACGCACCCCGGCCAGTCGGAGGCGGCGAAGGGCATCCGCTACGGAGCAAGCCCGCGTGCGGCGCTGGCCCTGGCGTCCGCCGCGAAGGCGCGCGCGCTCATCAACGAGCGGACCAACGCCAGCTTCGAGGACGTGAAACTCATCGCCCCGGCGGTGCTGCGCCACCGGATCGTGCTGGACTACAACGCCAGGGTGGATGGCAAGACGACGAACGATCTGGTCCGCGCCCTGATCGAAGAAGTTCCGGTGCAGGACACCGCGACGCCGAAAACCCTGAAGTCCGCCTAA